A single window of Streptomyces globosus DNA harbors:
- a CDS encoding DUF3037 domain-containing protein, which yields MSDHLSPSLGFDYALLQAVPRVDRGERVNVGALLYCKQADFLAAGIHIDPVRLRALDPGVDLTGVTDALEAIRAICAGESKAGQAGAGTLRSRFGWLTAPRSAVVQAGPVHGGLTADPEAELDRLMNRLVR from the coding sequence ATGAGCGATCACCTCTCCCCCTCCCTCGGCTTCGACTACGCGCTGCTCCAGGCGGTCCCCCGCGTGGACCGCGGCGAGCGTGTCAACGTGGGCGCACTGCTCTACTGCAAGCAGGCCGACTTCCTCGCGGCCGGGATCCACATCGACCCCGTACGCCTGCGCGCCCTGGACCCCGGGGTCGACTTGACCGGTGTCACCGACGCCCTCGAAGCGATCCGCGCCATCTGCGCGGGCGAGTCGAAGGCCGGCCAGGCCGGCGCCGGCACGCTGCGCTCCCGGTTCGGCTGGCTGACCGCCCCGCGCAGCGCCGTCGTCCAGGCCGGACCGGTGCACGGAGGCCTCACGGCCGACCCGGAAGCCGAACTGGACCGGCTGATGAACCGCCTGGTGCGCTGA
- the ccrA gene encoding crotonyl-CoA carboxylase/reductase — MQDIVDAVVSGEARSEDFASLALPEAYRAVTLHKDETDLFAGLATRDKDPRKSVHLDEVPVPELGPGEALVAVMASSVNYNTVWSALFEPLPTFGFLERYGRLSELTRRHDLPYHVIGSDLAGVVLRTGPGVRAWRPGDEVVAHCLSVELEAPDGHDDAMLDPEQRIWGYETNFGGLAQIALVKSTQLMPKPRHLSWEEAAAPGLVASTAYRQLVSPNGAGMKQGDNVLIWGAGGGLGSYATQFALNGGANPVCVVSSAQKADICRAMGATAIIDRTAEDYRFWKDEHTQDPKEWKRFGSRIRELTGGEDVDIVFEHPGRETFGASVFVTRKGGTIVTCASTSGYHHAYDNRYLWMSLKKIVGSHFANYRESWESNRLVSRGRIHPTLSKVYPLEETGQALHDVHRNLHHGKVGILALAPAEGLGVRDHELRERHLDAINRFRVPEPAST, encoded by the coding sequence ATGCAGGACATCGTCGATGCCGTCGTGAGCGGGGAAGCCCGGTCGGAGGACTTCGCCTCGCTCGCCCTCCCCGAGGCGTACCGGGCCGTCACTCTGCACAAGGACGAGACGGACCTGTTCGCCGGACTCGCCACCCGTGACAAGGACCCGCGCAAGTCGGTGCACCTGGACGAGGTGCCGGTGCCCGAACTCGGGCCGGGCGAGGCCCTGGTGGCCGTCATGGCCTCCTCCGTCAACTACAACACCGTCTGGTCCGCCCTCTTCGAGCCGCTGCCGACCTTCGGATTCCTGGAGCGCTACGGCAGGCTCAGTGAGCTCACCAGGCGCCATGACCTGCCGTACCACGTCATAGGCTCCGACCTCGCCGGAGTCGTCCTCCGCACGGGGCCGGGCGTGCGCGCCTGGAGGCCCGGGGACGAGGTCGTCGCCCACTGCCTCTCGGTGGAACTGGAGGCGCCGGACGGCCACGACGACGCCATGCTCGACCCCGAGCAGCGCATCTGGGGCTACGAGACGAACTTCGGCGGCCTGGCGCAGATCGCCCTGGTGAAGTCCACCCAGCTGATGCCCAAGCCGCGGCATCTCAGCTGGGAGGAAGCCGCCGCACCCGGGCTGGTCGCCTCCACCGCGTACCGCCAGCTGGTCTCCCCCAACGGCGCGGGCATGAAGCAGGGCGACAACGTCCTGATCTGGGGCGCGGGCGGCGGACTGGGCTCGTACGCCACACAGTTCGCGCTCAACGGGGGCGCCAACCCCGTCTGCGTGGTCTCCAGCGCGCAGAAGGCCGACATCTGCCGGGCGATGGGGGCGACCGCGATCATCGACCGGACCGCCGAGGACTACAGGTTCTGGAAGGACGAGCACACCCAGGACCCGAAGGAGTGGAAGCGCTTCGGCAGCCGCATCCGTGAGCTGACCGGCGGCGAGGACGTGGACATCGTCTTCGAGCACCCGGGCCGCGAGACGTTCGGCGCGAGCGTCTTCGTGACCCGCAAGGGCGGCACGATCGTCACCTGCGCCTCGACCTCCGGCTACCACCACGCGTACGACAACCGCTACCTGTGGATGTCCCTCAAGAAGATCGTCGGATCCCACTTCGCGAACTACCGGGAGTCCTGGGAGTCGAACCGGCTGGTCTCCCGGGGCAGGATCCATCCCACGCTGTCGAAGGTCTACCCGCTGGAGGAGACCGGCCAGGCCCTCCACGACGTCCACCGCAACCTCCACCACGGCAAGGTGGGAATCCTCGCGCTCGCGCCCGCGGAGGGACTGGGCGTACGCGACCACGAACTGCGGGAGCGACACCTGGACGCCATCAACCGCTTCCGGGTCCCGGAGCCGGCCTCCACCTGA
- a CDS encoding TetR/AcrR family transcriptional regulator — MGYSPVSGKRVKEAVTITKRLTRQQSRQVTREQILRSAAALFAGQGVSGTSVEQIVEAAGYTRGAFYGNFEGKHELVLALLEQRTQHELEEIQAMSREAATFEEMLDHLRSWHRRRDENLASWLALRTELWLYGLRDPELLPLLADRERRSRDAIAQSLEQGFAARGVTTPAPVELLALIVHALDDGLSIQRVLFPSDSGTDSVVDVVELLMKSWTALARSTEAAPAAGPTAAPAAEPPTEKPEKNP, encoded by the coding sequence TTGGGATACAGTCCTGTATCTGGGAAGCGCGTCAAGGAGGCGGTCACCATCACGAAGCGACTCACCCGGCAGCAGAGCCGGCAGGTCACCCGCGAGCAGATCCTTCGGTCGGCGGCCGCCCTCTTCGCCGGCCAGGGGGTCAGCGGAACCTCGGTGGAGCAGATCGTCGAGGCCGCCGGGTACACCCGGGGCGCCTTCTACGGCAACTTCGAGGGCAAGCACGAGCTCGTCCTCGCCCTGCTGGAGCAGCGGACCCAGCACGAGCTCGAAGAGATCCAGGCGATGAGCCGCGAGGCGGCCACCTTCGAGGAGATGCTGGACCACCTGCGCTCCTGGCACCGCCGTCGCGACGAGAACCTCGCCAGCTGGCTCGCCCTGCGCACCGAACTCTGGCTCTACGGACTGCGCGACCCGGAGCTGCTCCCCCTGCTGGCGGACCGCGAGCGCCGCTCGCGGGACGCGATCGCCCAGTCGCTGGAGCAGGGCTTCGCCGCGCGCGGGGTGACCACACCGGCGCCTGTGGAGCTCCTGGCGCTGATCGTGCACGCGCTGGACGACGGGCTGTCCATCCAGCGCGTGCTCTTCCCCTCAGACAGCGGCACGGACTCCGTGGTGGACGTCGTGGAGCTCCTCATGAAGTCCTGGACTGCACTCGCCCGCAGCACCGAAGCCGCACCCGCTGCCGGACCCACCGCGGCACCCGCCGCCGAACCCCCGACCGAGAAACCGGAGAAGAACCCATGA
- the facT gene encoding factumycin efflux MFS transporter FacT, which yields MNKAGQAEKPAAAGPPATPETPEPDPKRWLALTVLLVATFMDLLDANIITVAIPSIQRDLGASTFAIQAMTAGYTLSFAVLLITGGRLGDIFGRKRMFLVGVGGFVLASAMCAAAPSTDLLVVARALQGLTAAIMVPQVLALIHVSFAPQEIGRVVSLYASMVGLAIVSGPLIGGALISWSPLDLGWRSIFVVNLPVGVLALIGAAKWMRESSSPHAKRLDMVGMLLIVVGLLLLMVPLTLGRELDWPVWSIASLVAAAPVLVLFVVYERHKTRKDGSPLVTLSLFKVRAFGAGIGVQLLFSAIPAGFFLSWTLYLQAGLGWSALHTGLTAIPFSLCVPIVGGLAVRRLSPLYGRYCLLAGAVLMLAGILSYAWAADRFGTGITSWHAIPSMLLIGSGMGMLMPPLTALVLREVQPQEAGAASGIINATGQLGAALGVAVIGSLFFAALAGNAGPQAERVVPTVQSVSPRQASDLQDCATEALGQDDLAKVPDICSTLVQGADDGTRDTINGALGEIRAKTFVSTYSETLYWAAGGLVPVTALVLLLPHHRVRREDLAR from the coding sequence ATGAACAAGGCAGGGCAGGCAGAAAAGCCGGCGGCCGCCGGCCCACCTGCCACTCCCGAGACGCCCGAGCCCGACCCGAAGCGGTGGCTCGCGCTGACAGTCCTGCTGGTCGCCACCTTCATGGACCTGCTCGACGCCAACATCATCACCGTGGCCATCCCGAGCATCCAACGCGACCTCGGCGCCTCGACCTTCGCCATCCAGGCGATGACGGCCGGCTACACCCTGAGCTTCGCGGTCCTGCTGATCACCGGCGGCCGGCTCGGCGACATCTTCGGCCGCAAGCGCATGTTCCTGGTCGGCGTCGGCGGGTTCGTCCTCGCGTCCGCGATGTGCGCCGCCGCGCCGAGCACCGACTTACTCGTCGTCGCCCGCGCGCTCCAGGGCCTCACGGCCGCCATCATGGTGCCCCAGGTGCTCGCGCTCATCCACGTCTCCTTCGCCCCCCAGGAGATCGGCCGCGTCGTCAGCCTCTATGCGAGCATGGTCGGCCTGGCCATCGTCTCCGGGCCCCTCATCGGCGGTGCCCTGATCAGCTGGAGCCCGCTGGACCTCGGCTGGCGCAGCATCTTCGTGGTGAACCTGCCGGTGGGCGTGCTGGCGCTGATCGGCGCCGCGAAGTGGATGCGGGAGTCGAGCTCCCCCCACGCAAAGCGCCTGGACATGGTCGGCATGCTGCTCATCGTCGTCGGGCTGCTGCTGCTCATGGTGCCGCTGACCCTCGGCCGCGAGCTCGACTGGCCGGTGTGGAGCATCGCCTCGCTCGTCGCCGCCGCCCCCGTCCTGGTGCTGTTCGTGGTCTACGAGCGCCACAAGACCCGCAAGGACGGCTCGCCCCTGGTGACGCTGTCCCTGTTCAAGGTCCGCGCGTTCGGCGCCGGTATCGGCGTGCAGCTCCTCTTCAGCGCCATCCCCGCGGGCTTCTTCCTGAGCTGGACCCTCTACCTCCAGGCCGGCCTGGGCTGGTCGGCCCTGCACACGGGCCTGACCGCGATCCCGTTCTCCCTGTGCGTCCCGATCGTCGGCGGCCTCGCCGTCCGCAGGCTCTCACCGCTCTACGGCCGCTACTGCCTGCTCGCCGGTGCCGTCCTGATGCTCGCGGGGATCCTCTCCTACGCCTGGGCGGCGGACCGCTTCGGCACGGGCATCACCTCCTGGCACGCGATCCCGTCCATGCTCCTGATCGGCTCCGGCATGGGCATGCTGATGCCCCCGCTGACTGCGCTGGTGCTCAGGGAGGTCCAGCCGCAGGAGGCCGGCGCCGCCTCCGGCATCATCAACGCCACCGGCCAGCTCGGTGCAGCGCTCGGTGTGGCGGTCATCGGCAGCCTCTTCTTCGCGGCCCTCGCGGGCAACGCCGGGCCGCAGGCCGAACGCGTCGTCCCCACCGTGCAGTCCGTCTCGCCCCGGCAGGCCTCCGACCTCCAGGACTGCGCGACCGAGGCGCTGGGCCAGGACGACCTGGCCAAGGTTCCGGACATCTGCTCCACCCTGGTGCAGGGCGCCGACGACGGCACCCGGGATACGATCAATGGTGCGCTCGGCGAGATCCGCGCGAAGACGTTCGTGTCCACCTACAGCGAGACGCTGTACTGGGCGGCCGGTGGCCTCGTCCCGGTCACCGCCCTCGTCCTGCTCCTGCCGCACCACCGCGTCCGGCGGGAGGACCTGGCCCGGTGA
- a CDS encoding DUF6204 family protein, with amino-acid sequence MSRSTTYQVLTRGKFAPLDEEQRAALLAQVDDHGVLSARFTEEGTVNYERGLHGFTFRVLIPATDEDTEQLVLSKAEELAVAAVAKLGAGCVELKSVSTDLASIKIKRKGR; translated from the coding sequence ATGAGCAGAAGCACGACCTACCAGGTCCTCACCCGGGGCAAGTTCGCTCCCCTCGACGAGGAGCAGCGCGCGGCGCTGCTCGCCCAGGTCGACGACCACGGCGTGCTCAGCGCCCGGTTCACCGAGGAGGGCACGGTCAACTACGAGCGAGGGCTGCACGGGTTCACCTTCCGCGTGCTGATCCCCGCGACCGACGAGGACACCGAGCAGCTCGTCCTGTCGAAGGCCGAGGAGCTCGCCGTGGCGGCCGTCGCCAAGCTCGGCGCCGGGTGCGTCGAACTGAAGTCGGTCTCCACCGACCTCGCCAGCATCAAGATCAAGCGGAAGGGGCGCTGA
- a CDS encoding DUF2087 domain-containing protein, whose amino-acid sequence MTPDEFTLAMADPTLRRVFSAVALGSATSSEILTAAGLDTPVAAKAIGQLTRTGLLVPEGRGRLVVNEGALEEAGRAAAHRREEEAAAAQPDARLRGFVRDRVLVALPEEADQAARHTVLRHVAEATFTPGEEYDERTVTDRLEPWCESGVLDTVSLRRALVDVGVLRREAGLYGLTAATA is encoded by the coding sequence ATGACACCTGACGAATTCACCCTGGCGATGGCCGACCCGACTCTGCGCCGCGTCTTCTCCGCGGTCGCGCTCGGCTCGGCCACCTCGTCCGAGATCCTCACGGCCGCCGGGCTCGACACCCCCGTGGCGGCCAAGGCCATCGGTCAGCTGACCCGGACGGGGCTGCTCGTGCCCGAGGGCCGCGGCCGGCTCGTCGTCAACGAGGGGGCCCTGGAGGAGGCCGGGCGGGCCGCCGCCCACCGCAGGGAGGAGGAGGCCGCGGCCGCTCAGCCCGACGCCCGGCTGCGCGGCTTCGTACGGGACCGGGTCCTCGTGGCCCTGCCCGAGGAGGCCGACCAAGCGGCGCGGCACACCGTGCTGCGGCACGTGGCGGAAGCCACGTTCACCCCCGGGGAGGAGTACGACGAGCGCACCGTGACGGACCGTCTGGAGCCGTGGTGCGAGAGCGGTGTCCTCGACACCGTGTCACTGCGCCGGGCCCTCGTCGACGTGGGGGTGCTGCGCCGGGAGGCGGGCCTGTACGGCCTCACCGCCGCCACCGCCTGA
- a CDS encoding acyltransferase domain-containing protein codes for MSPRLFAVAADTEEVLRLLLGAHLDRIRAGRALPSLARYCREAAAGTAGVHRIAFAVDSYDELRTQLEAACAGEVGRVPSHVTARRPGLVFVFAGQGAQWYGMGRELLAQEPVFREALLRCDRLIGEFAGFSAVEQLKLPAGKARLDELDVLQPTMVSLQIALTALWRSWGVTPDAVVGHSMGEIAAAHTAGGLTLRDALKVACRRSALLRRISGKGALATTELSPAEAQAVAEASGGGISVAGENSPRSTVLAGDSDSLAALVGELEAKDVYCRVIKGTVASHSRYVEELREDLHEALRTVVPAPTRLPMYSTVTAEPVRDAGLGAAYWMRNLREPVRFAAAVEHLSDAGHEVFLEVSAHPVLLSPMRQTLEHGERQGWLLPSGRRRAELRSMLTSLGTLYACGREPNWAALFREEGPDALTPYQAAVLEAARRPRPVPEAARL; via the coding sequence ATGAGCCCACGGCTGTTCGCCGTCGCCGCCGACACCGAGGAGGTGCTCCGGCTCCTGCTGGGCGCCCACCTCGACAGGATCCGTGCCGGACGTGCCCTGCCCTCGCTCGCCCGGTACTGCCGCGAGGCGGCGGCGGGGACGGCCGGAGTCCACCGGATCGCCTTCGCCGTCGACTCGTACGACGAGCTTCGCACGCAGCTCGAAGCGGCCTGTGCCGGCGAGGTCGGGCGGGTCCCGTCCCACGTCACCGCCCGGCGGCCCGGACTGGTGTTCGTCTTCGCCGGACAGGGCGCCCAGTGGTACGGGATGGGACGCGAACTCCTCGCACAGGAACCCGTCTTCCGGGAGGCGCTGCTCCGGTGCGACCGGCTGATCGGCGAGTTCGCGGGCTTCTCCGCCGTCGAGCAGCTGAAGCTGCCGGCCGGGAAGGCCAGGCTGGACGAACTGGACGTCCTCCAGCCGACGATGGTCTCCCTCCAGATCGCCCTGACCGCGCTCTGGCGCAGCTGGGGGGTCACCCCCGACGCGGTCGTCGGGCACAGCATGGGGGAGATCGCCGCCGCCCACACCGCCGGCGGCCTGACCCTGCGCGACGCTCTGAAGGTCGCCTGCAGGCGCAGCGCGCTGCTGCGCCGCATCTCCGGCAAGGGGGCGCTGGCCACGACGGAACTCTCGCCGGCCGAGGCGCAGGCGGTGGCGGAGGCGAGCGGCGGCGGGATCAGCGTGGCGGGGGAGAACAGTCCCCGCTCCACCGTCCTGGCGGGCGACTCGGACTCGCTCGCGGCGCTCGTCGGCGAGTTGGAGGCCAAGGACGTCTACTGCCGGGTGATCAAGGGAACGGTCGCCTCGCACAGCCGCTACGTGGAGGAGCTGCGCGAGGATCTGCACGAAGCCCTGCGTACGGTGGTGCCGGCCCCCACGCGGCTGCCGATGTACTCGACCGTGACGGCCGAGCCGGTGCGGGACGCGGGCCTGGGAGCCGCGTACTGGATGCGCAACCTGCGGGAACCGGTGCGGTTCGCGGCAGCGGTCGAGCATCTGAGCGACGCGGGACACGAGGTGTTCCTGGAGGTGAGTGCTCATCCGGTGCTGCTGAGCCCGATGCGCCAGACTCTCGAACACGGGGAGCGGCAGGGGTGGCTGCTGCCCTCCGGCAGGCGGCGGGCGGAGCTCCGCTCCATGCTCACCTCGCTCGGGACCCTGTACGCCTGCGGGCGCGAGCCGAACTGGGCGGCGCTGTTCCGCGAGGAGGGGCCTGACGCCCTCACCCCGTACCAGGCCGCCGTACTGGAGGCGGCGCGCCGGCCCCGGCCGGTACCGGAGGCGGCGCGCCTGTAG
- a CDS encoding class I SAM-dependent methyltransferase, which translates to MSATPDVMTAFTSGLADINLDESGTARRGANAAGMKSASATIYDMAATLSGHGALWNWGMHDPALVEEIRARVPGFGEPWTDGFSEQLYFLALRELPIALDDYAGRHVLEVGCGMGEGLNFLSRIAPGARMTGLDLSPKAVARATATLSRGDELAFVHGDAEELPFEDASVDVLVNIESSHTYPDLGAFLAEAARVLRPGGFLSHIDVYTRQRTETMRRTAEATEGLEWTADHDISDRVRAAVRRRMAAGSHFRTTLGKQRMNPLVRQIAAHSQILMFGGMFAGYQPPPAIKALSKLGIVPWMSGLPMESYRHRIAVRR; encoded by the coding sequence ATGAGTGCCACCCCTGACGTCATGACCGCCTTCACCAGCGGTCTCGCCGACATCAACCTCGACGAGTCCGGCACCGCCCGCCGCGGCGCGAACGCCGCCGGCATGAAGTCCGCCAGCGCCACCATCTACGACATGGCCGCGACGCTCTCCGGCCACGGCGCCCTGTGGAACTGGGGCATGCACGACCCCGCACTGGTCGAGGAGATCCGCGCCCGCGTGCCCGGCTTCGGAGAGCCCTGGACCGACGGCTTCAGCGAGCAGCTGTACTTCCTCGCCCTGCGCGAACTCCCCATCGCACTCGACGACTACGCCGGCCGCCACGTACTGGAGGTCGGCTGCGGCATGGGCGAGGGCCTCAACTTCCTCTCCCGCATCGCCCCCGGCGCCCGCATGACCGGCCTCGACCTGTCACCGAAGGCCGTCGCCCGGGCCACCGCCACCCTGTCCCGCGGCGACGAGCTCGCCTTCGTGCACGGCGACGCGGAGGAGCTCCCCTTCGAGGACGCCTCCGTCGACGTGCTCGTCAACATCGAGAGCTCGCACACCTACCCCGACCTCGGTGCGTTCCTCGCCGAAGCCGCACGCGTGCTCCGGCCCGGCGGCTTCCTCAGCCACATCGACGTCTACACCCGGCAGCGCACGGAGACCATGCGGCGCACGGCGGAGGCGACCGAGGGCCTGGAATGGACGGCCGACCACGACATCTCGGACCGGGTCCGCGCAGCCGTACGCCGCCGGATGGCAGCAGGCAGCCACTTCCGGACCACCCTCGGCAAGCAGCGCATGAACCCGCTGGTGCGCCAGATCGCCGCGCACAGCCAGATCCTCATGTTCGGCGGCATGTTCGCGGGCTACCAGCCGCCCCCCGCCATCAAGGCGCTCAGCAAGCTGGGCATCGTGCCGTGGATGAGCGGACTGCCGATGGAGAGCTACCGCCACCGGATCGCCGTCCGCCGATGA
- the panD gene encoding aspartate 1-decarboxylase: protein MLYREMFKSKIHRATVTQADLHYVGSVTIDATLMAAADLLPGEKVDIVDVDNGARLSTYVIEGEAGSGVIGINGAAAHLVHPGDLVIIISYASMSEEHARSYRPSVVFVDADNRPVTTGTDPADVPDGYGLVRGDTVSA from the coding sequence ATGCTGTACCGAGAGATGTTCAAGTCCAAGATCCACCGGGCGACCGTGACCCAGGCGGACCTGCACTACGTCGGCTCCGTCACCATCGACGCCACCCTGATGGCCGCCGCGGACCTGCTGCCCGGTGAAAAGGTCGACATCGTCGACGTCGACAACGGCGCCCGCCTCAGCACGTACGTCATCGAGGGCGAGGCCGGCAGCGGGGTCATCGGCATCAACGGCGCCGCGGCCCACCTCGTCCACCCCGGCGACCTCGTCATCATCATCTCCTACGCCTCCATGAGCGAGGAGCACGCCCGCTCGTACCGGCCGAGCGTGGTGTTCGTCGACGCCGACAACCGGCCCGTCACGACCGGCACCGACCCCGCCGACGTACCCGACGGATACGGCCTGGTGCGCGGCGACACCGTCAGCGCCTGA
- a CDS encoding cytochrome P450 encodes MPDNVPTVPGLPMTRGRCPFDPAPELGALRADHPVARMEFPDGHVGWLVTGYPQVRRLLADPRMSSRADALRSPIPLPMASDRTEPAPGMFTAMDPPEHTRYRRAVAGWFSARRTRTLEPRLRELADSHLDAMASGRGGGPVDLVTGFAEPMAASVICELLGVPLSERPAFARAIAALFAVHSSAEEAIAGWHAVTGLLHRLVEAKRAEPANDLIAALVAEGRLSDEEIVTVGAVLLTAGYDTSANMIALGTFALLEHPEQAAALAADTSLAERAVEELLRYLTVVHAGGIRAAAEDLELEGHRMAAGDAVSLSFAAANRDPALCARPDELDVTREPVPHLAFGHGIHQCAGQQLARLELRIAFEALFGRFPGLRLGVPAAEVRTRPDMVIYGVHELPVTW; translated from the coding sequence ATGCCCGACAACGTCCCCACGGTCCCGGGTCTGCCGATGACCCGGGGCCGGTGCCCCTTCGACCCCGCGCCCGAACTCGGGGCGCTCCGCGCGGACCACCCGGTCGCCCGCATGGAGTTCCCGGACGGGCACGTGGGCTGGCTGGTCACCGGCTACCCCCAGGTCCGCAGACTCCTCGCCGACCCCCGGATGAGCTCCCGGGCGGACGCGCTGCGCTCGCCCATCCCGCTGCCCATGGCCTCGGACCGGACCGAGCCGGCTCCGGGCATGTTCACGGCCATGGACCCGCCGGAGCACACCCGCTACCGGCGGGCGGTGGCCGGCTGGTTCTCGGCGCGCCGCACCCGCACCCTCGAACCCCGGCTGAGGGAGCTCGCCGACAGCCACCTGGACGCCATGGCCTCCGGCCGGGGCGGGGGCCCGGTCGACCTGGTGACGGGGTTCGCCGAGCCCATGGCCGCATCGGTCATCTGCGAGCTGCTGGGCGTGCCCCTGTCGGAGCGCCCGGCCTTCGCCCGCGCCATCGCGGCACTCTTCGCGGTGCACTCCAGCGCCGAGGAGGCCATCGCCGGCTGGCACGCCGTCACCGGCCTGCTGCACCGGCTGGTCGAGGCCAAACGCGCCGAGCCTGCGAACGACCTGATCGCCGCCCTCGTGGCCGAGGGCCGGCTCTCGGACGAAGAGATCGTCACGGTCGGCGCCGTGCTGCTGACCGCCGGCTACGACACCAGCGCGAACATGATCGCCCTGGGCACCTTCGCGCTGTTGGAGCACCCCGAGCAGGCGGCCGCGCTGGCCGCCGACACCTCTCTGGCCGAACGGGCGGTCGAGGAACTGCTGCGCTACCTCACGGTCGTCCACGCGGGCGGCATCCGAGCCGCGGCCGAGGACCTGGAGTTGGAGGGACACCGGATGGCGGCCGGGGACGCGGTCTCGCTCTCCTTCGCGGCCGCCAACCGCGATCCGGCGCTCTGCGCCCGGCCTGACGAACTGGACGTGACCCGCGAGCCCGTGCCGCACCTCGCCTTCGGGCACGGCATCCACCAGTGCGCGGGCCAGCAGCTCGCCCGGCTGGAACTGAGGATCGCGTTCGAGGCCCTGTTCGGGCGCTTCCCGGGGCTGCGCCTCGGCGTCCCCGCCGCCGAGGTCCGCACCCGCCCGGACATGGTGATCTACGGCGTCCACGAGCTACCGGTGACCTGGTGA
- a CDS encoding cytochrome P450 family protein: MTETPAKEPGTGSGDLASEFDLSDPKFITDPEAGKRWLGGPRPVCRGKFADGSDVWVVTGHHDVRTVLGEPTLRSRPPGDSHRQSMLSRGIPEDIVDMFDSTLLTMDGADHMRVRRLVTRALSARRMLALTPAVERVAERLLDGLADKAEPDLIADYAHPLAIIVICELLGVDEEYREQWREWSETLAQALRPNPEQFAPAVRGMARVTRELIAARRAEPRDDLISELVQVHEEDSDRLSDDELTALAMVLVQAGHETVRNLVALGVFTLLRHPDQLELLKNDPSLGSRAVAELVRHTAPVKHTFRRFATEPVDIGGVKVQPGEAIQVVLAAANRDPEVFEEPGRLDITREHNPHLGFGRGAHYCLGASLALIEGEVALTALFGRFPDLALAVDPSEIDPPYLMSMQRLPVRLSPEV; this comes from the coding sequence ATGACCGAGACCCCGGCCAAGGAACCCGGCACCGGATCCGGCGACCTGGCGAGCGAGTTCGACCTGTCCGACCCGAAGTTCATCACCGACCCGGAGGCGGGAAAGCGCTGGCTCGGCGGCCCCCGGCCCGTCTGCCGCGGCAAGTTCGCCGACGGCAGTGACGTCTGGGTGGTCACCGGACACCACGATGTCAGGACGGTGCTCGGCGAGCCGACCCTGCGCAGCCGCCCGCCGGGCGACTCCCACCGCCAGAGCATGCTCAGCCGGGGCATCCCCGAGGACATCGTCGACATGTTCGACTCCACCCTGCTGACCATGGACGGTGCGGACCACATGAGGGTCCGCCGCCTCGTCACCCGCGCCCTGTCCGCACGGCGGATGCTGGCTCTGACCCCCGCCGTGGAACGCGTGGCGGAGCGGCTGCTCGACGGCCTCGCCGACAAGGCCGAGCCCGACCTGATCGCGGACTACGCGCACCCGCTGGCCATCATCGTCATCTGCGAACTCCTCGGCGTGGACGAGGAGTACCGCGAGCAGTGGCGGGAATGGAGCGAGACCCTCGCACAGGCCCTGCGCCCCAACCCGGAGCAGTTCGCCCCCGCCGTGCGGGGCATGGCCCGGGTGACCCGGGAACTGATCGCCGCCCGCCGGGCCGAGCCGCGGGACGACCTGATCTCCGAGCTGGTGCAGGTCCACGAGGAGGACAGCGACCGGCTGAGCGACGACGAGCTGACCGCCCTGGCGATGGTCCTCGTGCAGGCCGGCCACGAGACCGTCCGCAACCTCGTCGCCCTCGGGGTCTTCACCCTGCTCCGGCACCCCGACCAGCTGGAACTGCTGAAGAACGACCCGTCGCTCGGCAGCCGGGCCGTCGCCGAGCTCGTGCGCCACACCGCGCCGGTGAAACACACGTTCCGCCGCTTCGCCACCGAGCCTGTCGATATCGGCGGGGTGAAGGTCCAGCCCGGAGAGGCCATCCAGGTGGTACTGGCCGCCGCCAACCGGGACCCGGAGGTCTTCGAGGAGCCCGGCCGCCTCGACATCACCCGCGAGCACAACCCGCACCTGGGCTTCGGCCGCGGCGCGCACTACTGCCTGGGTGCAAGCCTCGCCCTGATCGAGGGCGAGGTCGCCCTGACCGCACTGTTCGGGCGGTTCCCCGACCTGGCGCTGGCCGTCGACCCGAGCGAGATCGATCCGCCCTACCTGATGTCGATGCAACGTCTCCCCGTCCGCCTGTCACCGGAGGTGTGA